One genomic region from Microcystis panniformis FACHB-1757 encodes:
- a CDS encoding polyprenol monophosphomannose synthase, translated as MIIGTEFLSWVVIASGCFYSLYLCISVPKDVFFNGDGALKALLARQLSNGPWRFDLVERAEAWVTRLWQEGLYSYRPPFVYYLNQRYYISFPFPFSLLTSLFYKLWGYRGFYLIPLLSIWVLWLSFSRAIPAFSLDSWGGLLGLVILIFASPLTLYSAIYCEHTLAVTLGFLGIVIAFFLPDTANSGWLPNLLGGFLVGLSVWFRSECLALVATLTLLVFLGLTPEQTSVFAWYSTEQNLNFSEFLLTNRIAFSFVLGMIVSVFLLWLCNKLIYNRFLGVHALLVLEEFSWKKRIQEALTSFYQLNSSFFVHFPICIIPLAYLLTWSGQQLNFAKDIPVTLISVTAIIILAVLVNLRWQGMVKTKALVKDNIIYFLILLASCYLFDIGNISLDKQMLFVYALYFIYTVGVSCLVDIAPGEVMVGGKQWGPRYLLPLIPFVTLLTLEQVKIIGANQEVFVVKGSWVLLLILLAIGVYKNIYQGGEFFYKTHQGIAPAIKSIEEDTNSIVAFSHQYAAQVLGFGLEKQKTFFRVENSQAMVKLCQELLSQGLFSFPYVCYPYRPCQLLESPPEELEFSQDGQKFQIGINRSGIIGKYPFYEIVISASETGLLAQKSEDKPTITPAANDLVCTILPTYNERDNISQLIERLLASVPSPYLVLVVDDNSPDETWQIVEDFAKQYPTPPQDSQFQSGVILCRRIDEKGLTSALQRGIDDAINLYGAKIITWMDCDLSMPPEDVPQLITPIRAKKADMAVGSRWIPGGDDVAHGLMARMLSWIINRMAIVMLGNQVHDYTSGFIAVRSQVLEKITLNGDYGEYCIDLLTRANRLGYKLVEVPYLCVPRIYGESKTGINLWDYLSKGRKYVATIWQLWQER; from the coding sequence ATGATAATTGGCACGGAATTTTTATCTTGGGTAGTAATTGCCTCTGGTTGCTTTTATTCCCTATATCTATGTATTTCAGTTCCCAAGGATGTTTTTTTTAATGGCGATGGGGCGCTGAAAGCTTTACTAGCTCGTCAGCTAAGTAATGGTCCGTGGCGATTTGACTTAGTTGAGCGCGCAGAAGCTTGGGTTACTCGTCTTTGGCAAGAGGGTTTATACAGTTATCGCCCCCCTTTTGTCTACTACTTAAATCAACGTTATTATATCTCTTTTCCTTTTCCATTCTCTTTGCTAACTTCCCTTTTTTATAAACTTTGGGGTTATCGGGGGTTTTACTTGATTCCCCTCCTATCAATTTGGGTATTGTGGCTCAGTTTTTCAAGAGCAATTCCCGCTTTTTCCCTAGACAGTTGGGGGGGGCTTTTGGGATTAGTTATTTTGATTTTTGCTTCTCCCTTAACTCTATACAGTGCCATATATTGTGAACATACCCTCGCTGTTACTTTAGGATTTTTGGGAATTGTTATCGCTTTTTTTCTACCCGATACAGCTAATAGTGGCTGGCTGCCCAATTTATTAGGCGGATTTCTAGTGGGTTTATCGGTATGGTTCCGCTCCGAATGTCTGGCCCTAGTGGCAACTTTAACTTTATTAGTTTTCTTGGGGTTAACTCCAGAACAAACCTCAGTTTTTGCTTGGTATTCAACCGAGCAAAATCTTAATTTTTCTGAATTTCTGCTAACTAATCGAATAGCTTTTAGTTTTGTGCTAGGCATGATTGTTAGTGTGTTTTTACTGTGGTTGTGCAATAAGTTAATTTATAATCGTTTTCTAGGAGTTCACGCTCTGTTAGTCCTTGAGGAGTTTTCTTGGAAAAAACGTATTCAAGAAGCCCTGACCAGTTTTTATCAGTTAAATAGCTCTTTTTTTGTCCATTTTCCTATCTGTATAATTCCCTTAGCTTACTTGCTAACTTGGAGCGGTCAACAATTGAATTTTGCCAAGGATATTCCCGTAACTTTAATTAGTGTAACGGCGATTATCATCTTAGCTGTTCTCGTCAATCTTCGCTGGCAAGGAATGGTTAAAACCAAGGCGTTAGTCAAGGACAATATAATTTACTTCCTGATACTTTTAGCTAGTTGTTATCTATTTGACATCGGCAATATATCTCTAGATAAACAAATGCTTTTTGTCTATGCTCTCTATTTTATCTACACAGTAGGGGTGTCTTGTTTGGTCGATATTGCCCCGGGAGAAGTCATGGTGGGAGGTAAACAATGGGGACCGAGATATTTATTGCCTCTTATCCCCTTTGTTACCTTATTAACGCTGGAACAAGTAAAAATTATAGGAGCGAACCAAGAAGTTTTTGTAGTCAAGGGAAGTTGGGTTTTACTGTTAATCTTACTGGCAATAGGTGTCTATAAAAACATTTATCAAGGTGGAGAATTTTTCTATAAAACCCATCAGGGGATAGCACCAGCCATCAAAAGCATAGAAGAGGATACTAATTCTATTGTTGCCTTCTCTCATCAATATGCGGCACAAGTTTTGGGTTTTGGTCTGGAGAAACAAAAAACTTTCTTCCGTGTGGAAAATAGTCAAGCCATGGTTAAACTATGCCAAGAATTACTCAGTCAAGGATTGTTTAGTTTTCCCTACGTTTGCTATCCCTATCGCCCTTGTCAACTCTTAGAATCCCCACCGGAAGAACTGGAATTTAGCCAAGATGGACAAAAGTTTCAAATTGGCATAAATCGCTCTGGAATCATTGGTAAGTATCCTTTCTATGAAATAGTTATATCTGCTTCTGAGACAGGTTTACTAGCCCAAAAATCCGAGGATAAGCCCACAATTACTCCAGCAGCTAATGATTTAGTCTGTACGATTTTACCCACTTATAACGAGCGAGATAACATTAGTCAATTAATTGAACGTTTACTAGCTAGTGTTCCTAGTCCTTATTTAGTGCTAGTGGTGGATGATAATTCTCCCGATGAAACTTGGCAGATAGTAGAAGATTTCGCCAAACAATATCCCACTCCTCCCCAAGATTCGCAATTCCAATCGGGGGTAATTTTGTGTCGCAGAATCGACGAGAAAGGGTTAACTTCGGCTCTACAGAGAGGTATTGACGATGCGATTAATCTGTATGGGGCTAAAATTATTACTTGGATGGATTGTGATTTGTCTATGCCTCCAGAAGATGTGCCGCAATTAATCACACCGATTCGAGCTAAAAAAGCTGATATGGCCGTAGGTTCTCGTTGGATTCCGGGGGGTGATGATGTTGCCCACGGACTGATGGCCCGGATGTTAAGCTGGATTATTAATCGCATGGCCATCGTGATGCTAGGCAATCAAGTTCACGACTATACCAGTGGTTTTATTGCCGTTCGTTCTCAGGTTTTAGAAAAAATTACCTTAAATGGAGATTATGGAGAATATTGCATTGATTTATTAACCCGTGCCAATCGTTTAGGTTATAAGTTAGTGGAAGTTCCTTATCTTTGCGTTCCCCGCATTTATGGTGAGAGTAAAACCGGAATTAATCTCTGGGATTATTTGTCAAAAGGACGGAAATATGTGGCGACTATTTGGCAATTATGGCAAGAAAGATAA
- a CDS encoding DUF4351 domain-containing protein, whose translation MNNVIDHDRLFKELIATFFVEFIQLFFPEIINYLEPNQITFLDKEVFTDVTEGEKYESDLVAQVQFRGQSSFFLIHLEAQSSSQPEFNRRMFTYFARLHQKFALPVYPIVIFSYDRPQKEAIRQYKIEFPDLKVLEFNYQVVQLNRLNWRDFLNQANPVAAALMAKMKIAPRDRAKVKAQCLRLLVTLRLDAARMQLISGFVDTYLNLNSSEEIEFQQEISTFIQPEQEGVMQITTSWMRRGLEQGLEQGLEQGLERGLEQGLEQGLEQGLEQGLEQGLARERNLIIRLIKRKLGAIDVALESRIMTLTIDDLERVGEALLDFSTVEDLTNWLNALDA comes from the coding sequence ATGAATAATGTTATTGACCATGATCGTTTATTTAAGGAATTAATTGCGACTTTTTTTGTTGAATTTATTCAGTTGTTTTTTCCTGAGATTATCAATTATTTAGAGCCTAATCAGATTACATTTTTAGACAAAGAAGTCTTTACCGATGTCACGGAAGGAGAAAAGTATGAAAGTGATTTAGTCGCCCAAGTTCAATTTCGAGGACAATCATCATTTTTCTTAATTCATCTAGAAGCACAGTCTAGCTCTCAACCGGAATTTAATCGGCGAATGTTTACTTATTTCGCTCGTCTGCATCAAAAATTTGCCTTACCAGTTTATCCCATTGTCATATTCTCCTATGATCGTCCACAAAAAGAAGCAATTCGTCAATATAAAATTGAGTTTCCTGACTTAAAAGTGTTAGAATTTAACTATCAAGTTGTCCAGTTAAATCGCTTGAATTGGCGAGATTTTCTCAATCAAGCTAATCCCGTCGCCGCCGCTTTGATGGCCAAGATGAAAATTGCCCCTCGCGATAGAGCAAAAGTTAAGGCACAATGTCTAAGATTATTGGTAACATTAAGATTAGATGCCGCTAGAATGCAATTGATTTCAGGCTTTGTCGATACCTATCTCAATCTCAACTCGTCCGAGGAGATAGAATTTCAACAGGAGATTAGCACATTTATTCAACCCGAACAGGAGGGAGTTATGCAGATTACCACCAGTTGGATGCGCCGCGGTTTAGAACAGGGTTTAGAACAGGGTTTAGAACAGGGTTTAGAACGGGGTTTAGAACAGGGTTTAGAACAGGGTTTAGAACAGGGTTTAGAACAGGGTTTAGAACAGGGTTTAGCAAGAGAAAGAAATCTAATTATTCGTCTGATTAAACGTAAGTTAGGAGCTATTGATGTGGCTCTAGAGAGTCGGATTATGACCTTGACTATTGACGATCTAGAACGAGTGGGGGAAGCTTTATTGGATTTTTCGACAGTGGAGGATTTAACTAATTGGTTAAATGCTTTAGATGCTTAG
- a CDS encoding DUF3493 domain-containing protein, translating into MSKSPRLDPQKYARLKEEAANPYRGLRQFIYLGLGASGFIGAVVFLAQLAAGRDVATALPNFALQIGVVALMIWLFRREKKAGG; encoded by the coding sequence ATGAGCAAATCCCCTCGACTTGATCCCCAAAAATACGCGCGCTTGAAAGAGGAAGCGGCTAATCCCTACCGAGGTCTGCGGCAGTTTATCTATCTCGGTTTAGGTGCTTCCGGTTTTATTGGTGCGGTGGTTTTTCTGGCCCAATTAGCGGCAGGCAGGGACGTAGCCACCGCTTTACCCAATTTTGCCCTACAAATCGGTGTGGTGGCCCTGATGATTTGGTTATTTCGTCGGGAGAAAAAAGCTGGCGGTTGA
- a CDS encoding RNA recognition motif domain-containing protein — MSIFVGNLSYEISQEDLVDVFREYGDVKRVHIPVDKETQRKRGFAFVEMESKAQEAAAIEALDGADWMGRSIKVNEARDREERAPFNGGGGDRKKRY, encoded by the coding sequence ATGTCTATTTTTGTTGGTAATCTCTCTTACGAGATTTCCCAAGAGGATCTGGTCGATGTCTTTAGAGAGTACGGCGACGTTAAAAGGGTTCATATTCCCGTTGACAAAGAGACACAGCGCAAACGCGGTTTCGCCTTCGTGGAAATGGAAAGTAAAGCCCAGGAAGCCGCCGCAATTGAGGCACTAGATGGTGCTGACTGGATGGGGCGATCAATTAAAGTTAACGAGGCCCGCGATCGTGAAGAGCGCGCGCCCTTCAATGGTGGTGGTGGTGACAGAAAAAAACGCTATTAA
- a CDS encoding RNA recognition motif domain-containing protein encodes MSIFVGNLSYEISQEALVDVFREYGEVKRVHIPVDRETGRKRGFAFVEMENKGQEGAAIAALDGAEWMGRSIKVNEARDREERAPFNGGGGGDRKKRY; translated from the coding sequence ATGTCTATTTTTGTTGGTAATCTCTCTTACGAGATTTCCCAAGAAGCTCTGGTCGATGTCTTTAGAGAGTACGGCGAGGTTAAAAGGGTTCATATTCCCGTGGATCGGGAGACAGGCCGCAAACGCGGTTTTGCCTTCGTGGAAATGGAAAATAAAGGCCAGGAAGGCGCCGCAATTGCCGCCCTGGATGGTGCTGAATGGATGGGGCGATCAATTAAAGTTAACGAGGCCCGCGATCGTGAAGAGCGCGCGCCCTTCAATGGTGGTGGTGGTGGTGACAGAAAAAAACGCTATTAA
- a CDS encoding glycogen/starch/alpha-glucan phosphorylase — METTYTLADGPEALQCPTLIEDDRTGMSPETLKRAFLDNLFYLQGVNRTDASPYNYYVALAYTVRDRLLRRFLKSTDTYKQEKVKLVCYFSAEFLMGRYLGNNLANLGIYDLIKEMIEELGLDFEEIIEQEPDPGLGNGGLGRLAACFLDSLASLEIPAIGYGIRYEFGIFHQMIQNGWQVEIPDNWLRFGNPWELPRPDESVEVKLGGRTEIYHDDKGQERVQWLPERRVLAIPHDTPVPGYKTNTVNALRLWKAEASESFNFEAFNAGLYDQSVAEKMDAETISKVLYPNDNTPAGRELRLAQQYFFVAASLQDLIRIHLKSHKNLQNFHETAAIQLNDTHPAIAIAELMRLLVDENGLEWSKAWTITQKTFAYTNHTLLPEALERWSADLLGKLLPRHLEIIYLINHFFLDDVRTWFPDNEELLGKLSIVEEAGWGNKQIRMANLACVGSHSINGVAALHTELLQKDTLKEFAMLWPEKFYNKTNGVTPRRWILLSNPQLSALFTEKIGDNWLKDLKELRKLEQYLDDPEFRQRWYEIKQANKADLAAYMLKTRNIEVDVNSIFDVQVKRIHEYKRQHLAVLHIIALYNRIKQNPQIDIVPRTFIFGGKAAPGYFMAKLIIKLTNAVAEIVNKDPDVRGRLKLVFLPNFNVSLGQRIYPAADLSEQISTAGKEASGTGNMKFAMNGSLTIGTLDGANIEIREEAGAENFFLFGLTAEEVYAKKAHGYEPMSYYKNNRELKGVIDRIKSGYFSHGDPELFRPIVDSLLYDDQYMLLADYQSYADCQEQVSEAYRDRDKWTRMSILNSVRMAKFSSDRTIWEYCQEIWKVNPVKISLED, encoded by the coding sequence ATGGAGACAACCTATACCCTAGCTGATGGGCCTGAAGCACTTCAATGCCCCACTTTAATTGAAGATGATCGCACGGGCATGAGTCCCGAAACCCTAAAACGGGCTTTTCTGGACAATCTATTTTATTTGCAAGGGGTTAACCGCACCGATGCCAGTCCCTACAATTACTATGTCGCCCTTGCCTACACCGTTCGCGATCGCCTCCTGCGTCGTTTTCTGAAATCCACCGACACCTACAAACAAGAAAAAGTTAAACTCGTCTGCTATTTCTCCGCCGAATTCCTCATGGGGCGGTATTTAGGCAATAATCTCGCTAATTTGGGTATTTACGACCTAATCAAAGAGATGATCGAGGAATTAGGTCTTGATTTTGAGGAAATTATCGAACAGGAACCGGATCCCGGCCTCGGAAACGGCGGTTTAGGGCGTTTAGCGGCTTGTTTCCTCGATTCCCTCGCTTCCCTAGAAATTCCCGCCATCGGTTACGGTATCCGCTACGAATTTGGCATTTTCCATCAAATGATCCAAAACGGTTGGCAGGTGGAAATCCCCGATAACTGGCTACGCTTCGGCAATCCTTGGGAATTACCCCGTCCCGATGAAAGTGTGGAAGTAAAACTGGGAGGCCGGACGGAAATCTATCACGATGATAAGGGACAGGAACGGGTCCAATGGCTGCCGGAACGTCGGGTTTTAGCCATTCCCCACGATACCCCCGTCCCGGGTTACAAAACCAACACGGTGAACGCTTTGCGTCTCTGGAAAGCAGAAGCGAGTGAATCGTTTAATTTTGAGGCTTTTAACGCCGGGTTATACGATCAATCCGTGGCTGAAAAAATGGACGCGGAAACCATTTCTAAAGTCCTTTATCCCAACGATAACACCCCCGCCGGTCGCGAATTACGTCTGGCCCAACAATACTTTTTTGTGGCCGCTTCCCTGCAAGATTTAATTCGCATTCACCTAAAAAGCCACAAAAATCTGCAAAATTTCCACGAAACCGCCGCTATTCAACTGAACGACACTCACCCCGCCATTGCGATCGCTGAGTTAATGCGTTTGTTAGTGGATGAAAACGGCTTAGAATGGTCAAAAGCTTGGACAATTACCCAAAAAACCTTCGCTTATACCAATCATACCCTATTGCCGGAAGCCCTAGAACGTTGGTCGGCGGATCTGCTCGGGAAATTGCTGCCCCGACATCTAGAAATTATCTACCTGATCAATCACTTTTTCCTCGACGATGTGCGGACTTGGTTTCCCGATAACGAGGAATTATTGGGCAAATTGTCGATAGTTGAAGAAGCTGGTTGGGGTAATAAACAAATTCGCATGGCTAATTTAGCCTGTGTGGGTAGTCACTCGATTAACGGAGTTGCGGCTTTACACACCGAGTTACTGCAAAAAGACACCCTGAAAGAGTTTGCCATGCTCTGGCCAGAAAAATTCTACAATAAAACCAATGGTGTCACCCCGCGCCGGTGGATTTTATTGAGCAACCCCCAATTATCGGCACTATTTACCGAAAAAATCGGCGATAATTGGTTAAAAGACCTGAAGGAATTGCGAAAACTGGAACAATACCTTGATGATCCTGAATTTCGTCAGCGTTGGTATGAAATTAAACAGGCGAATAAGGCCGATTTAGCGGCTTATATGCTGAAAACCCGCAATATTGAGGTGGATGTTAATTCGATTTTCGATGTGCAGGTAAAACGGATTCACGAATACAAACGCCAACATCTGGCAGTTCTGCACATTATCGCCCTTTATAATCGCATTAAACAGAACCCTCAGATCGATATCGTGCCGCGCACTTTTATCTTTGGTGGTAAGGCAGCCCCCGGTTACTTTATGGCTAAGTTAATTATTAAGTTAACTAATGCTGTAGCTGAAATTGTTAATAAGGATCCTGATGTCAGAGGTCGTTTAAAATTGGTTTTCCTGCCTAACTTTAACGTTTCTTTGGGTCAACGCATCTATCCGGCGGCGGATCTGTCCGAACAGATTTCTACGGCGGGTAAGGAAGCTTCCGGAACTGGTAACATGAAGTTTGCCATGAATGGCTCCCTCACCATTGGGACTCTGGACGGCGCTAATATCGAAATTCGCGAGGAAGCAGGGGCAGAAAATTTCTTCCTTTTTGGCTTGACAGCAGAAGAAGTTTATGCTAAAAAGGCCCACGGTTATGAACCGATGAGCTATTACAAAAATAATCGCGAATTGAAGGGAGTGATCGATCGAATTAAGAGTGGTTATTTTAGCCATGGTGACCCAGAATTATTCAGGCCGATCGTTGATTCTCTCCTCTACGATGACCAGTATATGCTTTTAGCTGATTATCAATCCTACGCTGATTGTCAGGAACAGGTAAGTGAAGCTTATCGCGATCGGGACAAGTGGACGCGGATGTCGATTCTCAACTCGGTTCGTATGGCCAAATTCTCTAGCGATCGCACAATCTGGGAATATTGTCAAGAGATTTGGAAAGTTAATCCGGTCAAGATTAGTTTAGAGGATTAA
- a CDS encoding sulfotransferase, whose translation MKFIILCYPRTGSTLLITALGAHPHLRQGMELFNPELEGDDPWVHWRQETFNQLYGEQETYLNPQKNLDGERFDLSLLSREFFRVFDGTKIMYDQLERQSPVWDHLRSMRDLRIIILRRNIVEAAVSFRIAMATNIWFVPNEKSYIWYVPGQETKPPSLSLEYPLWYFDWFYNYYCAAEEFFVNLFQDQAKMVVNYEEMIANWEQTIQNLQVHLGVEPLAIPMMFDKRTNGTIKELISNYDEIRTYYDHHPVLAAHFQAVSS comes from the coding sequence ATGAAATTTATTATTCTTTGCTATCCAAGAACTGGTTCAACACTTCTGATTACAGCTCTAGGAGCTCATCCGCATCTGCGTCAAGGAATGGAATTATTTAATCCAGAACTAGAGGGAGATGATCCTTGGGTTCATTGGCGCCAAGAGACTTTTAATCAGCTTTACGGTGAACAGGAAACCTACCTCAACCCTCAGAAGAATCTCGATGGTGAGCGATTTGATTTAAGTTTGTTATCGAGGGAATTTTTTCGAGTTTTTGACGGTACTAAAATTATGTACGATCAACTTGAGCGACAGTCTCCCGTCTGGGATCATTTAAGATCGATGCGGGATTTAAGAATCATTATTTTAAGGAGAAATATTGTCGAGGCGGCTGTGAGTTTTCGGATTGCCATGGCAACTAATATCTGGTTTGTTCCCAATGAAAAATCCTATATTTGGTACGTCCCTGGCCAAGAAACTAAGCCACCTTCCCTCTCTTTAGAATATCCCCTCTGGTACTTCGACTGGTTTTACAATTATTATTGCGCTGCGGAAGAATTTTTTGTCAATCTATTTCAGGATCAGGCCAAGATGGTGGTTAATTACGAGGAGATGATAGCCAATTGGGAGCAAACTATCCAAAACTTGCAAGTTCATCTGGGGGTCGAGCCGCTCGCTATTCCCATGATGTTCGACAAGAGAACCAATGGTACAATCAAAGAACTTATTTCTAACTATGATGAGATCAGAACGTACTATGACCATCATCCAGTTTTAGCCGCTCATTTTCAAGCAGTTTCATCATGA